In Strigops habroptila isolate Jane chromosome 16, bStrHab1.2.pri, whole genome shotgun sequence, a genomic segment contains:
- the PDPN gene encoding podoplanin isoform X4, whose product MFIMIKVQFFIFVLGSVPFIALAEEASSVLEGEESTTTDFRNDTELEELPTLLPTRLQSVTNLLQFGQLMTTESAFAPAEDSDNSTGYKVNTENADGRLSGEPEKTEKGGLETIALVGIIIGVIVAVGILAGIIIAVVRKMSGRP is encoded by the exons ATGTTTATTATGATCAAAGTTCAATTCTTCATCTTCGTTCTAGGGAGTGTGCCTTTCATAGCACTTGCTGAAGAAG CAAGCTCAGTTCTAGAGGGAGAAGAAAGTACAACaacagatttcagaaatgaCACAGAACTTGAAGAATTACCAACCCTG TTGCCCACAAGACTACAGAGTGTAACCAATCTCTTGCAGTTTGGACAACTGATGACCACAGAAAGTGCATTTGCCCCAGCTGAAGACAGTGATAATTCTACTGGTTACAAAGtcaacacagaaaatgctgatg GCAGACTGAGTGGGGAgccagagaaaactgaaaaag gtggTCTGGAAACAATTGCATTAGTTGGAATAATTATTGGAGTCATAGTTGCAGTTGGAATCCTTGCAGGAATCATCATCGCTGTTGTAAGGAAGATGTCAGGCAG GCCCTGA
- the PDPN gene encoding podoplanin isoform X3 has product MFIMIKVQFFIFVLGSVPFIALAEEASSVLEGEESTTTDFRNDTELEELPTLLPTRLQSVTNLLQFGQLMTTESAFAPAEDSDNSTGYKVNTENADGRLSGEPEKTEKGGLETIALVGIIIGVIVAVGILAGIIIAVVRKMSGRYS; this is encoded by the exons ATGTTTATTATGATCAAAGTTCAATTCTTCATCTTCGTTCTAGGGAGTGTGCCTTTCATAGCACTTGCTGAAGAAG CAAGCTCAGTTCTAGAGGGAGAAGAAAGTACAACaacagatttcagaaatgaCACAGAACTTGAAGAATTACCAACCCTG TTGCCCACAAGACTACAGAGTGTAACCAATCTCTTGCAGTTTGGACAACTGATGACCACAGAAAGTGCATTTGCCCCAGCTGAAGACAGTGATAATTCTACTGGTTACAAAGtcaacacagaaaatgctgatg GCAGACTGAGTGGGGAgccagagaaaactgaaaaag gtggTCTGGAAACAATTGCATTAGTTGGAATAATTATTGGAGTCATAGTTGCAGTTGGAATCCTTGCAGGAATCATCATCGCTGTTGTAAGGAAGATGTCAGGCAGGTACTCGTAA
- the PDPN gene encoding podoplanin isoform X1 → MFIMIKVQFFIFVLGSVPFIALAEEASSVLEGEESTTTDFRNDTELEELPTLLPTRLQSVTNLLQFGQLMTTESAFAPAEDSDNSTGYKVNTENADGRLSGEPEKTEKGGLETIALVGIIIGVIVAVGILAGIIIAVVRKMSGRYSP, encoded by the exons ATGTTTATTATGATCAAAGTTCAATTCTTCATCTTCGTTCTAGGGAGTGTGCCTTTCATAGCACTTGCTGAAGAAG CAAGCTCAGTTCTAGAGGGAGAAGAAAGTACAACaacagatttcagaaatgaCACAGAACTTGAAGAATTACCAACCCTG TTGCCCACAAGACTACAGAGTGTAACCAATCTCTTGCAGTTTGGACAACTGATGACCACAGAAAGTGCATTTGCCCCAGCTGAAGACAGTGATAATTCTACTGGTTACAAAGtcaacacagaaaatgctgatg GCAGACTGAGTGGGGAgccagagaaaactgaaaaag gtggTCTGGAAACAATTGCATTAGTTGGAATAATTATTGGAGTCATAGTTGCAGTTGGAATCCTTGCAGGAATCATCATCGCTGTTGTAAGGAAGATGTCAGGCAGGTACTC GCCCTGA
- the PDPN gene encoding podoplanin isoform X5 has protein sequence MFIMIKVQFFIFVLGSVPFIALAEEASSVLEGEESTTTDFRNDTELEELPTLFGQLMTTESAFAPAEDSDNSTGYKVNTENADGRLSGEPEKTEKGGLETIALVGIIIGVIVAVGILAGIIIAVVRKMSGRYSP, from the exons ATGTTTATTATGATCAAAGTTCAATTCTTCATCTTCGTTCTAGGGAGTGTGCCTTTCATAGCACTTGCTGAAGAAG CAAGCTCAGTTCTAGAGGGAGAAGAAAGTACAACaacagatttcagaaatgaCACAGAACTTGAAGAATTACCAACCCTG TTTGGACAACTGATGACCACAGAAAGTGCATTTGCCCCAGCTGAAGACAGTGATAATTCTACTGGTTACAAAGtcaacacagaaaatgctgatg GCAGACTGAGTGGGGAgccagagaaaactgaaaaag gtggTCTGGAAACAATTGCATTAGTTGGAATAATTATTGGAGTCATAGTTGCAGTTGGAATCCTTGCAGGAATCATCATCGCTGTTGTAAGGAAGATGTCAGGCAGGTACTC GCCCTGA
- the PDPN gene encoding podoplanin isoform X2, translated as MFIMIKVQFFIFVLGSVPFIALAEEASSVLEGEESTTTDFRNDTELEELPTLLPTRLQSVTNLLQFGQLMTTESAFAPAEDSDNSTGYKVNTENADGRLSGEPEKTEKGGLETIALVGIIIGVIVAVGILAGIIIAVVRKMSGPENS; from the exons ATGTTTATTATGATCAAAGTTCAATTCTTCATCTTCGTTCTAGGGAGTGTGCCTTTCATAGCACTTGCTGAAGAAG CAAGCTCAGTTCTAGAGGGAGAAGAAAGTACAACaacagatttcagaaatgaCACAGAACTTGAAGAATTACCAACCCTG TTGCCCACAAGACTACAGAGTGTAACCAATCTCTTGCAGTTTGGACAACTGATGACCACAGAAAGTGCATTTGCCCCAGCTGAAGACAGTGATAATTCTACTGGTTACAAAGtcaacacagaaaatgctgatg GCAGACTGAGTGGGGAgccagagaaaactgaaaaag gtggTCTGGAAACAATTGCATTAGTTGGAATAATTATTGGAGTCATAGTTGCAGTTGGAATCCTTGCAGGAATCATCATCGCTGTTGTAAGGAAGATGTCAG GCCCTGAAAATAGTTGA
- the PDPN gene encoding podoplanin isoform X6: MFIMIKVQFFIFVLGSVPFIALAEEASSVLEGEESTTTDFRNDTELEELPTLFGQLMTTESAFAPAEDSDNSTGYKVNTENADGRLSGEPEKTEKGGLETIALVGIIIGVIVAVGILAGIIIAVVRKMSGRYS; this comes from the exons ATGTTTATTATGATCAAAGTTCAATTCTTCATCTTCGTTCTAGGGAGTGTGCCTTTCATAGCACTTGCTGAAGAAG CAAGCTCAGTTCTAGAGGGAGAAGAAAGTACAACaacagatttcagaaatgaCACAGAACTTGAAGAATTACCAACCCTG TTTGGACAACTGATGACCACAGAAAGTGCATTTGCCCCAGCTGAAGACAGTGATAATTCTACTGGTTACAAAGtcaacacagaaaatgctgatg GCAGACTGAGTGGGGAgccagagaaaactgaaaaag gtggTCTGGAAACAATTGCATTAGTTGGAATAATTATTGGAGTCATAGTTGCAGTTGGAATCCTTGCAGGAATCATCATCGCTGTTGTAAGGAAGATGTCAGGCAGGTACTCGTAA